From Calliphora vicina chromosome 3, idCalVici1.1, whole genome shotgun sequence:
CACTCAGAATACATTTAAAATGTGGCTGCTGACTGTATTTGCCGTGATTGCCTTGTACGAATGTATAAAACGTTTGATTGCTTTGATACTGCAGCAACGTTTGCGCTACACAATGCTGGTGCTGTTTAGTCTCTCAATATTTTCGCATTATTATGCCTGGTGGGCGTACATGAACTATTACAATGATGACTACTATCAGCAGTGGAATCATCAATTGTTTTTTACGGTAAgtactaaaaattgattttcttttcaattgttatttcttttttcttttgttttttttctacttcCAGATAACCGAAATCATATCAACCGTTATGGTAATGCATTTAGCCGATAGCTCAAATACTATTACAACTAAAAAGATCTTTTGCATTGTGGGCATTGCCATATTGCACATCATTGCCAGCAGTTTTGATCAGTTCTTCTTTAATGTCTTGCGCGGCGAAGGTTATGCCCATCAAATTGTACGCGATATTGGTTTTATGGTCCCTGACATTATGCAATTGGTTATTCCATTGTGGCTGTTGAATCGTACGCGTAAGGAATCGTATATAACAAGACCATTTTACAAGGATCGCAGTCTGCACAAAGACATTGTGGCAATGATGTTTTTTGTCATCGCTCTCTTTGTGGTCTGCACAATATTGTGAGATAAACTTTTCCAATGGCTTATCGACCATATGAAGAACTATAAAGGTGGGGATGTTACATTGGAACCTGGTGATGAGGCTGTTGATTAAAGGCGATCATTGTTATGATGTGTTAAGGaaacatcaatattttttttatatcaggacaacaatacaacaacaaaaatctgaaaaattctgaaaatgtacataaaataattacagcaacataatttttttaccaaccATCAAAACAAACATGTGTgacaaaattcattgaaaatgaaaactggGAAAAACTTTAagatacaaaatgtaaacaa
This genomic window contains:
- the LOC135954510 gene encoding uncharacterized protein LOC135954510, which encodes MFDTRWLPAACGSLAPALIPPAHIVILWYFWENYARYVDKHFCTCSCWDTVFKGPYESGVASYKHMYFNATQNTFKMWLLTVFAVIALYECIKRLIALILQQRLRYTMLVLFSLSIFSHYYAWWAYMNYYNDDYYQQWNHQLFFTITEIISTVMVMHLADSSNTITTKKIFCIVGIAILHIIASSFDQFFFNVLRGEGYAHQIVRDIGFMVPDIMQLVIPLWLLNRTRKESYITRPFYKDRSLHKDIVAMMFFVIALFVVCTIL